One Carassius auratus strain Wakin unplaced genomic scaffold, ASM336829v1 scaf_tig00017367, whole genome shotgun sequence DNA window includes the following coding sequences:
- the LOC113075657 gene encoding uncharacterized protein F54H12.2-like, protein MLYLRVKITGPDGADIAHPAKVGPINYLAATMFSQVDVTLGDRLISQSSGTHPYRCIIESLLNYGKDTLESIFSAGLFHKDTAGHMDVHDPAGRNEGLTKRSLYTGRSSEVELLAPIHSDIFFQEKLLINGLDLKLRFIRAKDEFCLMRSDDLTYKLHIAAASLFVKKVSVSPPVRLAHAQTLLSTTAKYPIDRVCLKSFSIPAGSRVSNQENLFLGTLPKSIVIGMVDNDAFTGSYEKNPFAFKHYNLEFLAVYVDGQQFPAKPLQPNFDAGLAVREYYQLAMTTGRHLKDRPLCISRNDFLNGYTLYAFNLTPDEDCGQHISLIKSGNIRVEARFRQALPNTVNLIIYAVFDSLIEVSNRRQVLIDHY, encoded by the coding sequence ATGCTCTATCTACGGGTGAAAATCACGGGGCCTGACGGAGCAGATATCGCTCACCCGGCTAAGGTGGGACCGATAAATTACCTGGCAGCTACCATGTTTTCACAGGTCGACGTAACCCTCGGGGACCGTCTGATATCTCAGAGCTCCGGAACTCATCCGTATCGCTGCATCATCGAAAGTCTGCTCAACTACGGTAAAGATACGTTGGAAAGTATTTTCAGCGCCGGGCTGTTTCACAAAGACACGGCCGGTCACATGGACGTACATGACCCCGCAGGTCGTAACGAGGGGTTGACGAAGAGATCGCTCTACACCGGCCGAAGCAGCGAGGTGGAACTGCTAGCCCCCATACACAGCGATATATTCTTTCAAGAGAAACTTTTAATTAACGGATTGGATTTAAAATTACGGTTCATACGGGCTAAGGATGAATTCTGTCTGATGAGGTCCGACGACTTGACTTACAAATTACATATAGCGGCTGCGTCCCTATTTGTCAAAAAAGTTTCCGTATCACCCCCGGTGAGACTGGCTCATGCCCAAACGCTGCTCTCGACCACGGCCAAGTACCCCATCGACAGGGTCTGTCTAAAATCGTTCTCCATACCCGCGGGCTCTCGAGTTTCCAATCAAGAAAATCTGTTTCTAGGAACGCTGCCAAAGTCTATCGTTATCGGTATGGTCGATAACGACGCATTCACCGGCTCCTACGAGAAAAATCCATTCGCGTTCAAACATTACAATCTGGAATTCCTAGCGGTCTACGTGGACGGTCAACAATTTCCCGCCAAGCCCCTACAACCTAATTTCGACGCCGGTTTGGCGGTGCGCGAATATTATCAGCTGGCGATGACGACCGGGAGACACCTTAAAGATCGACCGCTCTGTATCAGCAGGAATGATTTCCTGAACGGATACACGCTCTACGCATTTAACCTGACGCCGGACGAGGACTGCGGTCAGCACATTTCCCTCATCAAGTCCGGGAACATCAGAGTAGAAGCTCGTTTCAGACAAGCTCTGCCGAATACCGTTAATTTAATAATCTACGCCGTATTCGACAGCCTCATTGAAGTGTCTAACCGTAGACAGGTACTGATCGATCACTACTGA
- the LOC113075643 gene encoding zona pellucida sperm-binding protein 4-like, with the protein MAGSWWLVQVLALCALCHALPKKGKWSKLSQNPPALMLQQTDQRLQQSVQQTNQQLPQKIQFQKQVAKAEPLDRCSVADSEQIQCGQPGISSAECEAINCCFSGQQCYYGKTVTVQCIRDGQFVVVVARDVTLPRLSLDSVSLLGGSDPACSPVGSTPSFAVYQFPVTACGTRVMEDSGYVVYENRMSSSYEVGIGPLGSITRDSHFELLFQCRYSGTSVEALVVEVNTVPPPPPVAAPGPLRVELRLANGQCVTKGCAEGDEAYTSYYSDADYPITKVLREPVYVEVHIVERTDPNIVLMLGHCWATSAPNPLSLPQWDLLVDGCPYQDDRYLTTLVPVTGSSGLQFPTHYKRFIVKMFTFVDPTSLAPLQETIFIHCSTAVCHPSSGSCEQSCGRTRRDTHVKTISSEQTVVSSGEITLLM; encoded by the exons ATGGCTGGAAGTTGGTGGCTGGTTCAGGTATTAGCACTGTGTGCTCTCTGTCATGCTCTTCCAAAGAAGGGTAAGTGGAGTAAACTGTCCCAGAATCCTCCAGCTCTGATGCTCCAGCAAACTGACCAGCGGCTTCAGCAGTCAGTTCAACAGACTAATCAGCAGCTTCCTCAGAAGATTCAGTTTCAGAAGCAAGTAGCGAAGGCTGAGCCTTTGGACAGATGTTctgtagctgattctgagcagatccaatgtggACAACCTGGTATCAGTAGTGCTGAATGTGAagctatcaactgctgctttaGTGGACAGCAGTGTTACTATGGGAAGACCG TGACTGTCCAGTGTATaagagatggtcagtttgtggtagtggtggCTAGAGATGTTACactgcctcgactgagtctggattcaGTCAGTTTACTGGGAGGAAGTGACCCAGCTTGCAGTCCTGTGGGGTCCACACCTTCCTTTGCTGtataccagttccctgtgacTGCATGTGGCACAAGAGTGATG GAGGACAGTGGTTATGTGGTGTATGAGAACAGAATGAGCTCCtcgtatgaagtggggattggaccaCTTGGTTCAATCACAAGGGACAGTCACTTTGA GCTTCTCTTCCAGTGTAGGTACTCTGGCacttctgtggaagctctggttgtggaggtcaacactgttcctccacctccaccagtagctgcCCCTGGACCCCTCAGGGTGGAGCTTAGACTGGCCAATGGTCAGTGTGTCACCAAAGGGTGTGCAGAAG gggatgaggcctacacgtcctactacagtgatgctgattatcccatcacaaaagtcctgcgggagcctgtgtatgttgaggtgcacattgtggagaggactgaccccaacattgtcctgatgctggGACACTGCTGGGCAACTTCCGCCCCCAATCCACTCAGTCTaccccagtgggaccttctggTTGATGG atgcccttaccaggatGACCGTTACCTGACCACATTGGTTCCAGTGACTGGCTCttctggtcttcagttcccaacccactacaagcgcttCATTGTGAAGATGTTCACGTTTGTGGATCCCACATCACTGGCTCCTCTGCAGGAAACT atcttcatccactgTAGTACAGCGGTGTGCCATCCGTCTTCTGGCTCCTGTGAGCAAAGCTGCGGCAGGACGA GAAGGGACACTCATGTGAAGACCATCTCTAGTGAGCAGACGGTGGTTTCTAGTGGAGAAATTACTCTGCTCATGTAA